The following proteins come from a genomic window of Natronosalvus vescus:
- a CDS encoding AAA family ATPase: MTETEADPGDHGDPEAIAEAIREEVSQVLVGNEDVVESLTVALLTRGHVLLEGVPGIAKTTIANLFARASGLDYRRVQMTPDILPADITGTNVYRQNLGEFELQRGPIFANLVLADEINRATPKTQSALLEAMQERQVTIEGETLELPTPFMVIATQNPIEMEGVFELPEAQRDRFQFKLTVDLPDRDDEAELIDRFDTEPQLGVAMVEQVITTDDILAAQQAVADTYVAQPVKGYVLDLVGATRSHPDVRHGASPRATITFIHGSKARAAIHGRSYVIPDDIKALAESVLAHRLVLSTDAELSDVTPTDIVANVLAETELPDADPSEIAAASEESST; the protein is encoded by the coding sequence ATGACCGAGACTGAGGCAGATCCCGGGGACCACGGTGATCCCGAAGCGATCGCCGAGGCCATCCGCGAAGAAGTGAGTCAGGTACTCGTCGGCAACGAGGACGTCGTCGAGAGCCTGACGGTCGCGCTGTTGACCCGCGGCCACGTGCTGCTCGAGGGAGTACCCGGGATCGCGAAGACGACCATTGCAAACTTGTTTGCCCGGGCGTCCGGACTGGACTACCGGCGTGTCCAGATGACGCCGGATATCTTACCCGCTGATATCACCGGCACCAACGTGTACCGACAGAATCTCGGCGAGTTCGAACTCCAGCGCGGGCCCATCTTCGCCAACCTCGTTCTCGCCGATGAGATCAACCGCGCTACGCCGAAAACCCAGAGTGCGCTTCTCGAAGCGATGCAAGAACGCCAGGTGACGATCGAAGGCGAGACGCTCGAACTGCCGACGCCGTTCATGGTCATCGCCACCCAGAACCCCATCGAGATGGAGGGCGTCTTCGAACTCCCGGAAGCCCAGCGCGACCGCTTCCAGTTCAAACTCACCGTCGACCTCCCTGACAGGGACGACGAAGCCGAACTCATCGACCGATTCGACACCGAACCGCAACTTGGTGTGGCCATGGTCGAGCAGGTGATTACCACCGATGACATTCTCGCCGCCCAACAGGCGGTGGCTGACACGTACGTCGCCCAGCCGGTCAAGGGGTACGTCCTCGACCTCGTCGGCGCGACGCGCTCACACCCTGACGTTCGCCACGGGGCATCTCCACGAGCAACGATCACGTTTATCCATGGGTCGAAGGCTCGAGCGGCTATTCACGGGCGTTCCTACGTCATCCCCGATGACATCAAGGCGCTGGCTGAGTCCGTCCTGGCCCACCGGCTCGTGTTGAGTACCGACGCCGAACTGAGCGATGTGACGCCGACCGATATCGTGGCCAACGTTCTCGCCGAGACCGAGTTACCCGATGCAGATCCAAGCGAGATCGCGGCTGCCTCAGAGGAGTCCAGCACCTAG
- a CDS encoding sensor histidine kinase, with amino-acid sequence MGDDEAKDVPQSRLRVLHSVAIDLQDSETIDDICARTVEAAEVVLEFDLCLIALEEGGELPVRAQSSQLPPDGVAPAMSIDEGIAGRTYRTQQSYRFDDLSAVSEANAQGPYQSGLSVPIGDKGIFQAVSEESASFTDDDLQLVELLVSHTQSALTRVKHRDELERFARVVSHDLRNPLSVASGYLELAQDECECDHLAPIKAMHTRMETLIEELLILAQQGDIVSECEPVGFEEAIMTSWQEVATAQATLALDLEPGTRLITDPSRLRQLLNNLFRNAIDHASTTVTVRVGQLESGFYVEDDGPGIADNDQSHVLEWGYSTAEDGTGYGLHIVSKIARAHGWQIAIMTGTEGGARFEFTNVDINSTSNSSHG; translated from the coding sequence ATGGGTGACGATGAAGCGAAGGATGTTCCCCAATCCCGTCTTCGAGTTCTTCACAGTGTTGCGATCGACCTTCAAGACTCTGAGACGATCGACGATATTTGTGCCCGGACAGTGGAGGCTGCCGAGGTCGTCCTCGAGTTCGATCTCTGCCTGATCGCCCTTGAGGAAGGCGGTGAACTCCCGGTACGCGCCCAGTCCTCACAACTCCCACCGGACGGCGTTGCACCGGCGATGTCTATCGACGAGGGGATCGCCGGCCGGACGTATCGAACGCAGCAATCGTACCGATTCGACGATCTCTCAGCCGTTTCGGAGGCGAACGCGCAGGGCCCGTATCAGTCCGGACTCAGCGTCCCGATCGGTGACAAAGGGATTTTTCAAGCTGTCTCCGAGGAATCGGCATCTTTCACCGATGACGATCTGCAGCTCGTCGAACTGTTGGTGAGCCATACACAGAGTGCACTCACTCGGGTCAAACATCGGGACGAGCTAGAACGGTTTGCACGGGTTGTCTCGCATGACCTTCGAAACCCGCTCTCGGTTGCCAGCGGATACCTCGAACTGGCTCAAGACGAGTGTGAGTGTGACCATCTGGCCCCGATCAAAGCGATGCATACCCGAATGGAGACGCTCATCGAGGAACTACTGATACTTGCCCAACAAGGTGATATCGTCTCCGAGTGTGAGCCGGTCGGGTTCGAGGAAGCGATCATGACCAGCTGGCAGGAAGTGGCCACGGCCCAGGCGACACTCGCTCTCGATCTCGAGCCCGGAACGCGTCTCATCACCGACCCGTCTCGTCTCCGGCAGTTGCTCAACAACCTCTTTCGCAATGCGATCGACCACGCCAGCACAACCGTTACCGTGCGTGTTGGCCAACTCGAGTCCGGCTTCTACGTAGAAGACGACGGCCCGGGAATTGCCGACAACGACCAATCCCATGTACTCGAGTGGGGATATTCGACAGCCGAGGACGGAACCGGGTATGGGCTTCACATCGTCTCGAAAATCGCTCGCGCCCACGGGTGGCAGATCGCGATTATGACGGGGACGGAGGGTGGGGCTCGATTCGAGTTCACGAACGTGGATATAAACTCAACGTCGAATTCTTCCCACGGCTAA
- a CDS encoding PadR family transcriptional regulator, with product MHDLTGFQRDLLYVIAGAERPSGQQVKEEVEQYYSGDINHGRLYPNLDTLVNKELVEKGELDRRTNYYALADAGTQRIQDRREWEAQYVDS from the coding sequence ATGCACGATCTTACGGGGTTCCAGCGCGATCTCTTGTACGTGATCGCCGGTGCCGAACGACCCTCGGGGCAACAAGTCAAAGAAGAAGTGGAACAGTACTACAGTGGCGACATCAACCACGGGCGACTGTACCCGAATCTCGATACGCTAGTCAACAAAGAACTGGTCGAGAAAGGGGAACTCGACCGCCGAACAAACTACTACGCGCTCGCAGACGCCGGAACGCAGCGGATTCAGGATCGACGAGAGTGGGAAGCGCAGTACGTCGACTCGTGA
- a CDS encoding DUF4350 domain-containing protein, whose amino-acid sequence MNPIEPLATDGRIDWPTVVLVAIVLATLGGLTVAASTSTEAFGPYNPAWDGASDFHAALDDDPEVEVTLLRETTTYGDLDANETVAFVIAPDESYNEVAAADVAAFVERGGTVVVLENFEPHGNDLLEDVGAEARLDGEIIRDEEHYFRGPAMPVATGVANHSLTDGVEQLTLNYATAVESGNATVLVTTSDYAYRAEGPNDELTDEHNLEALPVATVESVGEGTVIVVGDPSITTNAMRAQPDNAAFLSTLAHEGTHAVVDVSHTEGVPPLAVATLIVRDTPFLQGLIAFLGIGALAVGSRRRLRPSRLLAWLPIGRSRRTARAVERAHPGLSDAERAAALRRRHPEWDDERINRVIEAFNELDLKRGEHDRD is encoded by the coding sequence ATGAACCCAATCGAGCCCCTCGCCACCGACGGGCGAATCGACTGGCCAACGGTCGTTCTCGTCGCCATCGTGCTGGCCACACTCGGCGGGCTGACCGTCGCCGCCTCGACGTCGACGGAGGCGTTCGGCCCCTACAATCCCGCCTGGGACGGCGCCAGCGACTTTCACGCGGCCCTCGATGACGATCCCGAGGTCGAGGTTACGCTCCTCCGGGAGACCACTACGTACGGCGATCTCGACGCAAATGAGACGGTCGCGTTCGTCATCGCGCCCGACGAGTCCTACAACGAGGTGGCTGCGGCCGACGTCGCCGCGTTCGTCGAGCGAGGTGGAACGGTCGTTGTCCTCGAGAACTTCGAACCACACGGTAACGACCTGCTCGAGGATGTCGGCGCGGAGGCTCGCCTGGACGGCGAGATTATCCGCGATGAGGAGCACTACTTCCGGGGCCCGGCAATGCCGGTGGCGACCGGCGTCGCGAATCACTCGCTCACCGACGGCGTCGAGCAACTGACGCTCAACTACGCGACCGCGGTCGAGTCAGGTAATGCAACGGTGCTCGTCACCACCAGCGACTACGCCTATCGGGCGGAGGGCCCCAACGACGAACTCACCGATGAACACAACCTCGAGGCCCTGCCCGTCGCCACGGTCGAATCAGTCGGTGAGGGAACCGTGATCGTCGTTGGCGACCCCTCGATCACGACCAACGCAATGCGTGCGCAACCGGATAACGCCGCCTTCCTGTCGACGCTAGCCCACGAGGGCACCCACGCCGTCGTCGACGTCAGTCACACCGAAGGGGTGCCACCCCTGGCCGTCGCGACCTTAATCGTTCGCGACACACCGTTCCTCCAGGGGCTGATCGCATTCCTCGGGATCGGTGCCCTCGCCGTTGGCTCGCGTCGGCGACTCCGTCCATCACGGCTGCTCGCGTGGCTTCCCATCGGCCGTTCCCGACGGACGGCCCGCGCCGTCGAACGCGCCCACCCAGGGCTCTCCGACGCCGAGCGGGCAGCCGCCCTTCGACGTCGCCATCCCGAGTGGGATGACGAGCGCATCAACCGTGTCATAGAAGCGTTTAACGAACTCGACCTGAAACGTGGTGAGCATGACCGAGACTGA